A region of Argentina anserina chromosome 5, drPotAnse1.1, whole genome shotgun sequence DNA encodes the following proteins:
- the LOC126796483 gene encoding short-chain dehydrogenase TIC 32 B, chloroplastic-like isoform X2, giving the protein MLESVKYLIGSVGPSGYGSKSTAEQVTDSCPNLRSVTAIITGATSGIGAETARVLAKRGAKLVLPARSIKAAEEAKTRIISEFPDSEIVVMALDLSSLTSVRNFVSEFESLNLSLNLLINNAGKFAHEHAISEDGIEMTFATNYLGHFLLTKLLLNKMIQTAEATGVQGRIVNVSSAIHGWFSGDTIRYLGEISRSRSQYDETRAYALSKLANVLHTKELARRLREMEANVTVNCVHPGIVRTRLTREREGLATDLVFLLASKLLKTIPQAAATTCYVATHPKLIGVSGKYFADCNETSPSKLGSNSVEADRLWSASEVMVSKDSGAIFADH; this is encoded by the exons atgcTAGAAAGCGTCAAGTACCTGATCGGCTCCGTCGGCCCCAGCGGTTACGGCTCTAAGAGCACCGCCGAGCAAGTCACCGACAGCTGCCCCAATCTCCGCTCCGTCACCGCCATCATCACAG GTGCTACGTCGGGGATCGGAGCCGAGACTGCAAGAGTGTTAGCCAAGCGCGGCGCCAAGCTAGTTCTTCCTGCTCGGAGCATCAAGGCAGCGGAGGAGGCCAAGACTCGAATCATCTCCGAGTTTCCGGACTCCGAGATCGTTGTCATGGCGCTTGATCTCAGCTCACTTACTTCCGTCAGAAACTTTGTCTCCGAGTTTGAATCTCTCAACCTATCTCTTAATCTCCTCAT AAACAACGCCGGTAAATTCGCCCACGAGCATGCGATTTCTGAAGATGGCATTGAAATGACCTTTGCTACCAACTATCTCG GTCATTTTTTGTTAACGAAGCTGCTGCTGAACAAAATGATCCAGACGGCGGAGGCCACCGGCGTCCAGGGACGAATAGTGAACGTGTCGTCTGCCATTCACGGCTGGTTTTCCGGAGATACAATTCGATACCTTGGGGAGATAAGCCGGAGCAGAAG CCAATACGACGAGACACGTGCGTATGCGCTCTCGAAGCTCGCCAACGTTTTGCACACGAAGGAACTCGCTCGCAGGCTCAGG GAAATGGAGGCCAACGTGACTGTGAACTGTGTGCATCCGGGGATTGTTAGAACCCGACTCACCAGAGAACGTGAAGGCCTTGCTACAG ATTTGGTGTTCCTCTTAGCTTCCAAGCTCTTGAAAACAATACCTCAG GCTGCAGCCACGACATGTTACGTTGCGACTCATCCGAAGCTAATTGGTGTGTCGGGGAAGTATTTTGCGGATTGCAACGAGACATCGCCGTCGAAATTGGGGTCTAATTCGGTGGAAGCTGATCGGTTATGGTCTGCCTCTGAAGTCATGGTGTCCAAGGACTCCGGTGCTATTTTTGCAGATCATTGA
- the LOC126796483 gene encoding short-chain dehydrogenase TIC 32 B, chloroplastic-like isoform X1, with amino-acid sequence MLESVKYLIGSVGPSGYGSKSTAEQVTDSCPNLRSVTAIITGATSGIGAETARVLAKRGAKLVLPARSIKAAEEAKTRIISEFPDSEIVVMALDLSSLTSVRNFVSEFESLNLSLNLLINNAGKFAHEHAISEDGIEMTFATNYLGHFLLTKLLLNKMIQTAEATGVQGRIVNVSSAIHGWFSGDTIRYLGEISRSRSSQYDETRAYALSKLANVLHTKELARRLREMEANVTVNCVHPGIVRTRLTREREGLATDLVFLLASKLLKTIPQAAATTCYVATHPKLIGVSGKYFADCNETSPSKLGSNSVEADRLWSASEVMVSKDSGAIFADH; translated from the exons atgcTAGAAAGCGTCAAGTACCTGATCGGCTCCGTCGGCCCCAGCGGTTACGGCTCTAAGAGCACCGCCGAGCAAGTCACCGACAGCTGCCCCAATCTCCGCTCCGTCACCGCCATCATCACAG GTGCTACGTCGGGGATCGGAGCCGAGACTGCAAGAGTGTTAGCCAAGCGCGGCGCCAAGCTAGTTCTTCCTGCTCGGAGCATCAAGGCAGCGGAGGAGGCCAAGACTCGAATCATCTCCGAGTTTCCGGACTCCGAGATCGTTGTCATGGCGCTTGATCTCAGCTCACTTACTTCCGTCAGAAACTTTGTCTCCGAGTTTGAATCTCTCAACCTATCTCTTAATCTCCTCAT AAACAACGCCGGTAAATTCGCCCACGAGCATGCGATTTCTGAAGATGGCATTGAAATGACCTTTGCTACCAACTATCTCG GTCATTTTTTGTTAACGAAGCTGCTGCTGAACAAAATGATCCAGACGGCGGAGGCCACCGGCGTCCAGGGACGAATAGTGAACGTGTCGTCTGCCATTCACGGCTGGTTTTCCGGAGATACAATTCGATACCTTGGGGAGATAAGCCGGAGCAGAAG CAGCCAATACGACGAGACACGTGCGTATGCGCTCTCGAAGCTCGCCAACGTTTTGCACACGAAGGAACTCGCTCGCAGGCTCAGG GAAATGGAGGCCAACGTGACTGTGAACTGTGTGCATCCGGGGATTGTTAGAACCCGACTCACCAGAGAACGTGAAGGCCTTGCTACAG ATTTGGTGTTCCTCTTAGCTTCCAAGCTCTTGAAAACAATACCTCAG GCTGCAGCCACGACATGTTACGTTGCGACTCATCCGAAGCTAATTGGTGTGTCGGGGAAGTATTTTGCGGATTGCAACGAGACATCGCCGTCGAAATTGGGGTCTAATTCGGTGGAAGCTGATCGGTTATGGTCTGCCTCTGAAGTCATGGTGTCCAAGGACTCCGGTGCTATTTTTGCAGATCATTGA
- the LOC126796482 gene encoding uncharacterized protein LOC126796482 codes for MATALLPETAQKVLTQEAIRSAAKQSQRCLTVPVKLRRAIKKYLREQEVPHMKRKVLRLSESFNQIKDVNSQMISSTSKQLVEDPLLRADQSQRWKIKSSYGDIGLTYRDDETIAYVASRMPAVFSACHRVLKEVSRRLPGFAPAKVLDFGAGTGSAFWALREVWPNSLEKVNLVEPSQSMQRAGQSLIQGQKNLPLIHSYGTLQLLTKSISKSEREHDLVIASYVLGEIPLLQDRITVVRQLWDLTRDVLILVEPGTPQGSNIISQMRSHILWMEKRKSRKSKAAIDKTSKDLVVARKSGAYIVAPCSHDGACPLEKAGKYCHFVQRLERTSTQRAYKRSKGGPPLRGFEDEKFSFIVVRRGQRPREPWPLNGVKFDPLKEQHAKRTLEDLEIEYEDPEDPSSLQQASLIPYEKPDAITYDSDVVEDDDRDDNDEEKEEDDTGHADLGGGWGRIIFMPVRRGKHVTMDVCRSTNEDASEGTLQRIVVTKNKNPALHNQARKSVWGDLWPFRR; via the exons ATGGCGACCGCCCTTCTCCCGGAGACAGCTCAGAAGGTCCTAACCCAAGAAGCCATCCGCTCCGCCGCCAAACAATCCCAGCGATGCCTCACCGTCCCCGTCAAACTCCGGCGAGCCATCAAGAAGTACCTCCGAG AGCAAGAAGTGCCTCACATGAAGAGGAAGGTGCTGAGGCTGTCGGAGTCGTTCAACCAGATTAAGGATGTGAACTCTCAGATGATTTCTTCCACTTCGAAGCAGCTGGTCGAGGACCCTTTGCTTAGGGCTGACCAATCACAGAGGTGGAAAATCAAGAGCTCTTATGGTGATATTGGCCTTACTTATAGAGACGACGAGACCATTGCTTATGTTGCTTCCAGAATGCCAGCTGTCTTCTCTGCTTGTCACAGAGTACTCAAAGAG GTTAGTAGAAGGCTGCCTGGTTTTGCTCCTGCTAAAGTATTGGATTTTGGTGCTGGCACGGGATCGGCTTTCTG GGCATTACGAGAAGTCTGGCCCAATTCGTTGGAGAAAGTTAACTTAGTAGAGCCATCACAATCAATGCAGCGTGCAGGCCAGAGCCTTATACAAG GTCAGAAGAACTTGCCGCTCATTCACAGTTATGGTACCCTCCAATTGTTGACTAAAAGCATCAGCAAATCAGAGAGAGAACATGACCTTGTAATTGCT TCATATGTTCTTGGAGAGATACCATTGCTGCAGGATCGAATTACTGTAGTACGCCAACTTTGGGATCTTACACGGGATGTCCTG ATTTTGGTAGAACCTGGAACACCACAAGGATCAAATATCATATCTCAGATGCGATCACATATATTATGGATGGAGAAAAGG AAAAGCCGTAAATCCAAGGCTGCAATTGATAAAACTTCCAAGGACTTGGTTGTGGCTCGAAAAAGTGGTGCCTATATAGTTGCTCCT TGCTCTCACGATGGGGCATGTCCTTTAGAGAAAGCTGGTAaatattgtcattttgttCAACGTTTAGAGAGAACTTCTACTCAGCGTGCATACAAG CGCTCCAAGGGTGGTCCGCCGTTACGTGGATTTGAAGATGAGAAATTTAGCTTTATTGTTGTCAGGCGAGGACAAAGACCAAG GGAACCTTGGCCTCTTAATGGTGTCAAATTTGACCCTTTGAAGGAGCAACATGCTAAAAGAACTCTGGAAGATCTTGAGATTGAATATG AGGACCCAGAGGATCCATCCAGCTTGCAACAAGCTAGCCTCATTCCATATGAAAAACCAGATGCAATAACCTATGAttctgatgttgtggaagatgatgATCGCGATGATAATGACGAAGAAAAGGAGGAAGACGACACAGGTCATGCTGATCTTGGGGGTGGTTGGGGTAGGATAATCTTCATGCCTGTTCGAAGGGGCAAGCACGTTACTATGGATGTATGTCGATCAACGAACGAAGATGCTTCAGAAGGGACACTTCAACGAATTGTTGTCACAAAGAATAAGAACCCTGCATTGCACAATCAGGCCCGAAAGTCAGTGTGGGGTGACTTGTGGCCCTTTCGAAGataa
- the LOC126794213 gene encoding uncharacterized protein LOC126794213 produces MGSYSEECEDQFYDTREDLSSVSDWDADYCEDCSPIASVFLRYEYWRKTPESVHERRHRFLKWMGLDLDRNLSMTNDSDDGFFIDRSKMGIDRIKEDSGVVLRTSGFEEGCCSNHCSVSSSSSDVRVSLGNALDENFEFPTRKLNDRRDFVVDELDGDGILSRFRGLRLNQLVSAGLIHSTRTPAPSPSIQQLLQREVENARYLLDANKTAKKGWLKKLHFGMCVADKPGAALSPISLKLATRTGMQRVRVQSSKKRSKELSSLYGAQNISAHKGSILTMKFSLDGQYLASAGQDGVVRVWKVIEDERIDRFDIGNDPSSLYFKMNPFSKLGSQVVDKEKQSKAKNLGGSSDSACVIFPPKIFRLTEKPLHEFQGHSGDVLDLSWSKNGFLLSSSVDKTVRLWQVGCNRCLRVFSHNNYVTCVHFNPLDDDYFISGSIDGKVRIWEIIRCLVVDYIDVREIVTAVSYCPDGKGGIVGFVTGSCCFFNIIDNHLELDAQICIQGKKKSGGKRITGFQFSPSNPSKIMVTSADSVVHVICGANVIYKFKGLRSGGSHVSASFTSDGNHIVSANEDSSVHIWNYNSQDTSSLRSKNIRSCESFVSPNSMIAIPWNGVNDLPGMLPSPTFIGDAQGRSSVDSPLKLLNFDERVQQRTHISSPDCFSLGRGFLLESLPKGTPTYPEEKLVNSSPVPPVPVSPTMSRSEYRFLKNACQSLSTSSHMWGLVIVTAGWDGRIRTHHNYGLPTRC; encoded by the exons atggGGAGTTACAGTGAAGAGTGTGAGGATCAGTTTTATGATACCAGGGAGGACCTATCTTCTGTGTCGGATTGGGATGCAGATTACTGTGAGGACTGTAGTCCTATTGCTTCAGTTTTTTTGAGATATGAGTATTGGAGGAAGACCCCGGAAAGTGTTCATGAGCGCCGCCATAGGTTTCTCAAATGGATGGGTTTGGATTTAGATCGGAATTTGAGTATGACAAATGATTCAGATGATGGCTTCTTTATTGACAGAAGTAAAATGGGTATTGATAGAATAAAAGAAGACAGTGGGGTGGTGTTGAGAACTTCAGGTTTCGAAGAGGGGTGTTgctcaaatcattgttcaGTGTCTTCCTCATCAAGTGATGTTCGAGTATCGCTAGGAAATGCACTGGACGAGAATTTTGAATTTCCAACGAGGAAATTGAATGATCGAAGGGACTTTGTTGTGGATGAATTGGATGGGGATGGCATACTCAGCAGATTTCGTGGGTTGAGACTAAACCAATTGGTGAGTGCGGGGCTGATTCATTCGACCCGTACACCAGCACCATCTCCTTCAATTCAGCAATTATTGCAGAGAGAAGTTGAAAATGCTAGGTACTTGCTTGATGCTAATAAGACCGCTAAAAAAGGATGGTTAAAGAAGTTACACTTTGGAATGTGTGTTGCTGACAAGCCAGGGGCTGCACTGAGCCCCATCAGTCTTAAATTGGCAACCAGGACAGGAATGCAAAGAGTCCGGGTTCAATCAAGTAAAAAACGGAGCAAGGAACTGTCTTCTCTTTATGGTGCACAAAATATTTCGGCTCATAAGgggtcaattttgaccatgaAGTTCAGTCTAGATGGGCAATACCTGGCAAGTGCCGGTCAAGATGGTGTTGTCCGTGTATGGAAGGTGATTGAGGATGAGAGAATAGACCGATTTGATATTGGGAATGATCCTTCTTCTCTATATTTCAAAATGAATCCATTTTCTAAGTTAGGCTCTCAGGTTGTGGATAAAGAGAAACAAAGTAAGGCGAAAAATTTGGGTGGATCGTCGGACTCAGCTTGTGTTATTTTCCCTCCGAAGATTTTCCGTTTAACAGAGAAGCCTCTGCATGAGTTTCAAGGACACAGTGGTGATGTCTTAGATCTCTCATGGTCAAAGAATGGG TTTCTGCTCTCATCCTCTGTTGATAAGACTGTTCGACTGTGGCAAGTGGGATGTAACAGATGCCTGAGAGTTTTCTCTCACAATAATTACG TGACATGTGTTCATTTCAACCCCCTGGATGATGATTACTTCATCAGTGGTTCAATAGACGGAAAAGTTCGCATCTGGGAAATTATTCGTTGCCTGGTTGTGGATTATATTGATGTTCGTGAGATAGTAACTGCTGTATCTTACTGTCCTGATGGAAAG GGAGGAATTGTGGGTTTTGTCACCGGCAGCTGCTGCTTTTTTAATATCATAG ATAATCACCTGGAATTGGATGCTCAGATATGCATACAGGGCAAGAAGAAGTCTGGGGGAAAGAGGATTACTGGTTTTCAG TTTTCTCCAAGCAACCCAAGCAAAATTATGGTCACCTCTGCCGATTCAGTAGTACATGTCATTTGTGGGGCTAATGTCATCTACAAATTCAAGG GGTTGCGAAGTGGAGGAAGCCACGTTTCTGCATCTTTTACCTCAGATGGAAACCACATTGTTTCGGCAAATGAGGATTCAAGTGTTCACATCTGGAATTACAATAGCCAGGACACGTCCTCTTTACGGTCCAAGAACATAAGATCTTGCGAGAGTTTTGTGTCCCCCAACTCAATGATTGCTATACCTTGGAATGGTGTGAATGACCTCCCAGGCATGCTTCCATCCCCTACATTCATTGGGGATGCACAGGGAAGAAGTAGCGTTGATAGTCCACTGAAACTTCTCAATTTCGATGAGAGAGTACAACAGAGAACACACATCTCTTCACCTGATTGCTTCTCTCTGGGTCGTGGGTTTTTGTTGGAGTCATTGCCAAAGGGAACTCCAACTTATCCTGAAGAGAAACTTGTAAACTCAAGTCCTGTGCCCCCGGTGCCCGTTTCCCCAACAATGTCTAGATCAGAGTACAGGTTCTTGAAGAATGCATGTCAGAGCTTGTCTACTTCTTCTCATATGTGGGGCCTCGTGATTGTCACAGCCGGCTGGGATGGACGCATCAGAACCCACCACAATTATGGGTTACCGACTCGGTGCTAA
- the LOC126794221 gene encoding dof zinc finger protein DOF4.6-like, whose product MDTAQWPQGIVVKPIEDIVTNTCPKPSHANNLERKLARPQKESALNCPRCNSTNTKFCYYNNYSLTQPRYFCKTCRRYWTDGGSLRNIPVGGGSRKNKRSSSSSSSTTTSSISNNSSKRLPDLIQPQGNQGNQGNQGQDLNLGFPSNQVFAHHQIPNIDQNGDKNNNSSSTSTTTTASHLSALELLTGLTSRGLNSFMPMPVPNSDPNRNNSGSVYTSGFPMSELMIKPTLNFSLDGLGSGYGSALQGHHVQENNGRLLFPFEDLKQVSGSGGIDHHQQNNKEHHHGGDSTGYWTGMFGGGTW is encoded by the exons ATGGACACTGCTCAATGGCCACAG GGAATTGTGGTGAAACCCATAGAAGACATAGTAACAAACACATGCCCTAAGCCTTCTCATGCTAATAATCTAGAGAGGAAACTTGCAAGGCCTCAGAAAGAATCTGCCCTAAACTGTCCAAGGTGCAACTCCACCAACACCAAGTTCTGTTACTACAACAACTACAGCCTCACACAACCCAGATACTTCTGCAAGACCTGTAGAAGGTACTGGACTGATGGGGGGTCCCTCAGGAACATCCCAGTCGGGGGAGGCTCAAGGAAGAACAAgagatcatcatcttcttcctcatccacCACAACTTCAAGCATTTCGAACAACTCATCAAAGAGGCTTCCTGATCTGATACAACCCCAAGGCAACCAAGGTAACCaaggcaaccaaggccaagatCTAAACCTGGGTTTTCCATCCAATCAAGTTTTTGCACATCATCAAATCCCAAACATTGATCAGAACGGTGACAAGAACAACAACTCTTCTAGCACTAGCACTACTACCACAGCATCTCACCTCTCAGCTTTGGAGCTTCTCACTGGTTTGACCTCCAGGGGTTTGAACTCCTTCATGCCCATGCCAGTACCCAACTCAGATCCCAACCGCAACAACAGTGGAAGTGTGTATACATCTGGGTTTCCCATGAGTGAGTTGATGATCAAGCCAACCCTTAATTTCTCTCTTGATGGGCTTGGAAGTGGGTACGGAAGTGCTCTACAAGGTCATCATGTTCAAGAAAATAATGGGAggcttttgtttccatttgaGGATTTAAAACAAGTTTCAGGCAGTGGTGGTATTGATCATCATCAGCAGAATAACAAGGAGCATCATCACGGTGGAGACTCAACCGGGTATTGGACTGGAATGTTTGGAGGAGGAACATGGTAA
- the LOC126794223 gene encoding uncharacterized protein LOC126794223, which produces MYVTAARPTDLNRNTEWFTYPGVWTTYILIVFFSWLIVLCLFSCSPGMAWTIVHLAHFLVTYQFFHWKKGTPFADDQGIYNALTWWEQIDNGNQLTRNRKFLTVVPVVLYLIASHTTDYQNPMLFFNTLAVFVLVVAKFPNMHKVRIFGINGDL; this is translated from the exons ATGTACGTCACGGCGGCGCGACCGACGGATCTGAATCGGAACACGGAGTGGTTCACCTACCCAGGCGTTTGGACCACCTACATTCTCATCGTCTTCTTCTCTTGGCTCATCGTCCTCTGCCTCTTCTCTTGCTCTCCTGGCATGGCCTGGACCATCGTCCACCTCGCTCATTTTCTG GTTACCTACCAATTCTTTCACTGGAAGAAGGGAACACCGTTTGCTGATGACCAAGGTATCTACAATGCGCTTACTTGGTGGGAGCAGATCGATAATGGCAACCAACTCACTCGAAACAGAAAATTTCTAACTGTTGTGCCTGTTGTGTT ATATTTGATAGCTTCACATACAACAGACTATCAAAATCCGATGCTCTTCTTCAACACGTTAGCAGTTTTTGTGCTGGTAGTGGCAAAGTTCCCAAACATGCACAAGGTTCGTATATTTGGAATCAATGGTGATCTCTGA
- the LOC126794219 gene encoding BTB/POZ domain-containing protein At3g05675-like — MDKAVKTKPYRLGDQNTSDVVISLKDREGRNQHFYSHSSVLIKRSKYFAERLSNPTPSNAINVHCSEVNFDHHVNLLRLLYLPTELILDALDSVKSAIGILQSAVNFKCDEVVCCCIQYLEAVPWEDTEEEHILRAVSKLGQRAMPIIARIQPVDLAATKTVFISAIRVATSIVGPCPPFGNELKTSAQEQVEYMLGEDEDTPLVMADDEVRSVARMGLSHICSRFEKELSSLLLEPDLSSETADEKIMHSLYDLEWMCNILGKMDLMKDFVSNWAESSNNVLGVIEDKKLDSFMWGLKIKLIEVTAKVLEAVGYGTVILPAPIRLTLLKSWLPYIRKMKPLLDAKNSEDTSFPYKMNEDLCQTIEGAIVTLVLALPSNDQADILADWMRSEQVRYPDLSEAFEVWCFRTKSAKRRLVEGLDGAGNATLSL, encoded by the coding sequence ATGGACAAAGCTGTAAAAACCAAGCCTTACAGACTTGGTGATCAAAATACCAGCGACGTTGTTATCTCCTTGAAGGATAGAGAAGGACGAAACCAGCATTTTTACTCCCACTCATCTGTTCTTATTAAAAGGAGCAAGTACTTTGCTGAACGATTGTCTAATCCAACCCCTAGTAATGCCATTAATGTTCATTGCTCTGAGGTAAACTTTGATCACCATGTCAACCTGTTGAGGCTGCTCTATCTTCCAACAGAGTTAATTTTGGATGCTTTGGACTCTGTTAAGTCTGCCATTGGTATTCTTCAGTCAGCAGTGAACTTCAAGTGTGACGAGGTTGTCTGCTGCTGCATTCAGTACTTGGAGGCTGTTCCTTGGGAGGACACAGAAGAAGAGCACATCTTAAGAGCAGTATCAAAGTTGGGTCAGAGAGCTATGCCCATAATAGCTAGGATCCAACCTGTTGATTTAGCTGCCACCAAAACTGTTTTCATCTCAGCAATTCGTGTTGCCACATCCATTGTTGGACCGTGTCCTCCATTCGGCAATGAACTTAAAACTTCTGCTCAAGAGCAAGTCGAATACATGTTAGGAGAAGACGAGGATACACCTTTGGTCATGGCAGATGATGAAGTCAGATCTGTGGCAAGAATGGGTCTGTCACATATTTGTTCAAGGTTTGAAAAAGAATTGTCTTCCTTACTTTTGGAACCAGACCTTTCATCGGAGACAGCAGATGAGAAAATTATGCATAGTTTATATGATCTTGAATGGATGTGTAACATTCTAGGAAAGATGGATTTGATGAAAGATTTTGTTTCCAACTGGGCGGAAAGTTCCAATAATGTTTTGGGAGTGATTGAGGACAAGAAACTTGATTCGTTTATGTGGGGGTTGAAGATTAAGCTCATAGAAGTCACTGCTAAAGTCTTGGAAGCAGTTGGCTATGGTACTGTGATTCTTCCGGCTCCAATTCGCTTGACATTACTGAAGTCATGGCTCCCTTATATTAGGAAGATGAAGCCACTCTTGGATGCAAAGAACAGTGAGGACACAAGTTTTCCATACAAGATGAACGAAGACTTGTGCCAGACCATTGAAGGGGCCATCGTCACCTTAGTACTCGCCTTACCATCGAATGATCAAGCCGACATTCTGGCAGACTGGATGAGATCAGAGCAGGTCCGGTATCCGGATTTGAGCGAGGCTTTTGAGGTCTGGTGTTTCAGAACAAAGTCTGCCAAGAGAAGATTAGTGGAGGGATTGGATGGGGCTGGCAATGCCACACTTTCCCTCTGA